The Paraphotobacterium marinum genome contains a region encoding:
- the astA gene encoding arginine N-succinyltransferase: MIIIRPIEITDYDALMKCAEESGYGLTSLPTNEELLRKRIDHSIKSFNGQVDIPGTECYFFVAEDCDEKEVVGTTAIERAVGLTAPFYSYHLNKVVHSSREFNVHNVIDVLTFGSDYTGSSELCSTFLRENWRRGYNGKLLSKSRFLLMAQFKDKFSKTIFAEMRGVSDEYGNSPFWKWLQENFFSIEFSQADYLTGIGSKDIIADLMPKLPIYVNLLSKEAQAVIGKVHKDTVPALKLLEQEGFVNRGYVDIFDAGPSIECDIDNIKSLRNSQVLKTVFVDNSDLMEKKSYICSNTKFSEFRASVIDIMIDEIKQEVYMTKEQAKYMKIKESEGLRVLSI, encoded by the coding sequence ATGATTATTATTCGTCCTATAGAAATAACTGATTATGATGCGCTCATGAAATGCGCTGAGGAATCAGGTTATGGACTTACCTCTTTGCCTACAAATGAAGAATTATTAAGAAAACGTATTGACCATTCTATTAAAAGCTTCAATGGGCAGGTCGATATTCCAGGAACCGAGTGTTATTTCTTCGTTGCCGAGGACTGTGATGAAAAAGAAGTAGTTGGAACTACAGCAATTGAAAGAGCAGTGGGTTTGACAGCTCCATTTTACAGTTATCACCTTAATAAAGTTGTCCATTCTTCAAGAGAGTTTAATGTACATAATGTCATTGATGTACTTACCTTTGGAAGTGATTATACAGGCTCATCTGAGTTATGTAGTACTTTTTTAAGGGAAAATTGGAGAAGAGGTTATAACGGAAAGCTTTTATCAAAATCAAGATTTTTATTAATGGCACAATTTAAAGATAAGTTTTCAAAAACTATTTTTGCGGAGATGAGAGGTGTCTCTGATGAATATGGTAATTCTCCTTTTTGGAAATGGTTACAAGAAAACTTTTTTTCAATTGAATTTTCTCAAGCAGATTACCTGACGGGTATTGGCTCTAAAGATATAATTGCAGATTTAATGCCTAAGCTCCCAATTTATGTAAACTTACTATCTAAAGAAGCGCAGGCTGTTATTGGTAAAGTTCATAAAGATACAGTACCTGCTTTAAAATTGTTAGAGCAGGAGGGCTTTGTGAATAGAGGATATGTGGATATTTTTGATGCAGGCCCATCTATTGAGTGTGATATTGACAATATTAAATCATTGAGAAATTCACAGGTTTTAAAAACTGTGTTTGTTGATAACTCGGATCTTATGGAAAAGAAGTCTTACATTTGTAGTAATACTAAGTTTTCAGAGTTCAGAGCTTCGGTAATAGATATTATGATAGACGAAATTAAGCAAGAAGTTTATATGACAAAAGAACAGGCAAAGTATATGAAAATTAAAGAATCCGAGGGCTTAAGAGTTTTATCTATCTAA
- a CDS encoding acetylornithine/succinyldiaminopimelate transaminase, producing MSNNNKEIRSDFDEYLVPCYAPMQVVPEKALGSKVWDYDGKEYIDFAGGIAVSCLGHCHPVMLDALEKQAKKVWHLSNVMTNKPAIDLAKRLTELTFADKVFFANSGAEANEAALKLARRVAIEKYSESKNEIISFKKGFHGRTFFTVTVGGQPVYSDGFGPKPGAITHLPYNDIEAFEKHINENTCAVMIEPIQGEGGIVPIEKPFLHRLAALCKKHDAVLIFDEVQTGVGRTGTLYAYESLDIIPDILTTAKSLGGGFPIAAMLTNNELAEHMKVGTHGSTYGGNPLASAVGLAVLNEVTSGSLMEDIITKEKLFKKLLNNMNQTLNVFDEIRGKGLLLGASLNQQWKGRARDILTEASRHGLLILIAGPDVIRFTPSLLVSEQEIKEGLKKLELSIKKLTL from the coding sequence ATGAGCAATAATAATAAAGAAATTAGATCTGATTTTGATGAATATCTTGTTCCTTGTTATGCCCCAATGCAAGTAGTCCCAGAAAAAGCATTAGGCTCTAAGGTTTGGGATTATGATGGTAAAGAGTATATTGACTTTGCCGGCGGTATAGCCGTTAGTTGTTTAGGACATTGTCACCCAGTGATGTTGGATGCACTTGAAAAACAAGCTAAAAAGGTATGGCATTTAAGTAATGTGATGACAAATAAGCCAGCTATTGATTTAGCTAAACGATTAACAGAATTAACTTTTGCAGATAAGGTTTTTTTTGCTAACTCCGGAGCTGAAGCAAATGAAGCTGCTCTTAAATTAGCAAGAAGAGTAGCGATTGAAAAATATAGTGAATCAAAAAATGAAATTATATCATTCAAAAAAGGTTTTCATGGGAGAACTTTTTTTACTGTTACTGTAGGGGGGCAACCAGTTTATTCTGATGGATTTGGCCCAAAGCCAGGTGCAATAACACATCTTCCATATAATGATATTGAAGCTTTTGAAAAACATATCAATGAAAACACTTGTGCTGTAATGATAGAGCCGATACAAGGGGAAGGTGGTATAGTTCCAATAGAAAAGCCATTCCTCCATCGTTTGGCTGCATTGTGCAAAAAACATGATGCTGTTTTGATATTTGATGAAGTTCAAACGGGTGTTGGTAGAACTGGGACACTTTATGCATATGAGTCTTTGGATATTATTCCAGATATATTAACTACAGCAAAATCTCTTGGTGGAGGTTTTCCTATTGCAGCAATGTTAACGAACAATGAGCTAGCTGAACATATGAAGGTTGGAACTCATGGTTCAACGTATGGAGGTAACCCACTCGCAAGTGCTGTAGGTTTGGCTGTATTAAACGAAGTAACCTCAGGTAGTTTAATGGAAGATATAATAACAAAAGAAAAGTTATTCAAGAAGTTATTAAATAATATGAATCAAACCCTCAATGTTTTTGATGAAATTAGAGGTAAAGGGTTATTATTGGGGGCTTCTCTGAATCAGCAATGGAAAGGCAGAGCTCGGGATATTTTGACAGAAGCTAGTCGACATGGGTTACTTATTCTAATTGCTGGCCCAGACGTTATAAGGTTCACTCCTTCTTTACTCGTTTCAGAGCAGGAGATTAAGGAAGGACTTAAAAAACTCGAACTTTCTATTAAAAAGTTAACTCTCTAA
- a CDS encoding anthranilate synthase component II translates to MILIIDNYDSFTYNIYQYICELGYIVEVHKNDRITIPDIKRLDPSHIIISPGPGRPEDSGISVEVIKKLSGLIPILGVCLGHQVIGHVFGADIINADDIMHGKISVIEHDSKGVFDGLKTHLKVVRYHSLVIDEHSLSEDFVITAWTKSSLGRKVIMGISHKSLPIEGVQFHPESIMSEEGLNLLNNFIKKV, encoded by the coding sequence ATGATTCTCATTATTGACAACTACGACTCATTCACTTACAACATTTATCAATATATTTGTGAGCTAGGTTATATTGTTGAGGTGCATAAAAATGATAGAATAACAATTCCAGATATAAAAAGACTCGATCCAAGTCATATTATAATATCTCCTGGTCCAGGAAGACCTGAAGACTCAGGTATTTCTGTCGAAGTGATAAAAAAACTATCTGGGTTAATACCAATTTTGGGAGTTTGTTTGGGACATCAAGTAATTGGTCATGTATTTGGAGCTGATATTATAAATGCAGATGATATTATGCATGGAAAAATTTCTGTAATAGAGCATGATTCGAAAGGCGTCTTTGATGGATTAAAAACTCACCTGAAAGTTGTAAGATATCACTCATTGGTTATCGATGAACATTCTTTATCAGAAGACTTTGTTATAACCGCATGGACGAAGTCAAGTTTAGGGAGAAAAGTAATTATGGGTATCTCTCATAAATCTCTTCCTATTGAGGGTGTTCAGTTTCATCCTGAAAGTATTATGAGTGAAGAAGGTTTAAATTTACTAAATAACTTTATAAAAAAGGTTTAA
- the trpS gene encoding tryptophan--tRNA ligase, whose protein sequence is MKKDLVLSGVQPSGNLTLGNYLGALKQWHSMQELYDCYYCIVDLHAITVRQNPKELHNSTLNALALCLALGIDPSKSTLFIQSHVKEHTELAWILNCYTQVGELNRMTQFKDKSAKNSDNINCGLYSYPVLMAADILLYQANQVPVGADQKQHLELSRNIAIRMNNLYGELFQVPNPFIPQKGAKVMSLQDPLRKMSKSDENKNNIIHILDEPKSIVKKIKKSVTDSDNPPNIFYDEQNKPGVSNLLTIFAGVTNKSVSDLEIEYQNKMYGQLKTDTADAVIAFLEPIQKEYLKVREDIEFLNNVMKEGSEKASSKAQHTVHKVKKALGFVV, encoded by the coding sequence ATGAAAAAAGATTTGGTATTAAGTGGAGTTCAACCATCAGGTAATTTAACGTTGGGTAATTACTTAGGAGCCTTAAAACAGTGGCACTCTATGCAAGAATTGTATGATTGCTATTATTGTATTGTAGATTTACATGCTATAACTGTACGACAGAACCCTAAAGAGTTACATAATTCGACTTTAAATGCTCTTGCTCTGTGTTTAGCACTAGGAATCGACCCATCTAAAAGTACTTTATTTATCCAGTCACATGTAAAAGAACATACTGAATTAGCATGGATTCTTAATTGTTATACTCAAGTAGGTGAACTTAATAGGATGACTCAGTTTAAAGATAAATCCGCAAAAAATAGTGATAATATTAATTGTGGATTATATTCATATCCAGTTTTGATGGCAGCTGATATTTTATTATATCAAGCGAATCAAGTGCCTGTTGGAGCAGACCAAAAACAACACCTTGAATTATCGAGAAATATCGCAATAAGAATGAACAATCTCTATGGTGAATTATTTCAAGTTCCTAATCCGTTCATACCTCAAAAAGGGGCAAAAGTGATGTCGCTTCAAGATCCATTGAGGAAAATGTCTAAATCAGATGAAAATAAAAATAACATCATTCATATACTTGATGAGCCTAAAAGTATAGTCAAAAAAATCAAAAAATCGGTTACCGATTCTGATAATCCGCCAAATATTTTTTATGATGAGCAGAACAAACCTGGGGTTTCGAATTTACTTACTATTTTTGCAGGAGTTACTAATAAATCTGTTTCAGACCTTGAAATTGAGTATCAAAATAAAATGTACGGGCAACTTAAAACTGATACTGCTGATGCAGTCATTGCTTTTCTTGAGCCTATTCAGAAAGAATACTTAAAGGTTAGAGAAGACATTGAGTTTTTAAACAACGTCATGAAAGAAGGTTCTGAAAAAGCATCAAGTAAAGCTCAGCACACAGTTCATAAGGTAAAAAAAGCTTTGGGGTTTGTTGTTTAA
- the rpe gene encoding ribulose-phosphate 3-epimerase has product MNQFKIAPSILSADFAKLGEEVNSVLQAGADIIHFDVMDNHYVPNLTIGPMVCKSLRQFGIDAPIDVHLMVSPVDSMIEDFIKAGASMITFHYEASHHVDRSIELINKAGCKSGIVLNPSTDINVLEYVLDKIDMVLIMSVNPGFGGQSFIESSLKKIEKLKSMIISRGLDVAIEVDGGINENNIRRVAEAGADIFVAGSAIFNSGNYKKSIDKLKEQLAHVSRIE; this is encoded by the coding sequence ATGAATCAATTTAAAATAGCCCCATCAATTTTATCCGCAGATTTTGCTAAATTAGGAGAAGAAGTCAATTCAGTTTTGCAGGCTGGCGCTGATATTATTCATTTTGATGTTATGGATAATCATTATGTCCCAAATTTAACTATTGGTCCAATGGTATGTAAATCTCTTAGGCAGTTTGGTATTGATGCTCCTATAGATGTCCATCTTATGGTTTCACCCGTTGACAGTATGATAGAGGATTTTATAAAAGCCGGGGCATCAATGATTACTTTTCATTATGAAGCTAGTCATCACGTTGATAGAAGTATTGAGCTTATAAATAAAGCGGGTTGTAAATCAGGTATAGTGTTAAATCCATCTACAGATATTAACGTTTTAGAGTATGTTTTAGATAAAATAGACATGGTTTTAATTATGTCAGTTAACCCAGGCTTTGGTGGACAGTCCTTTATTGAAAGTTCTTTGAAAAAGATAGAAAAACTCAAATCTATGATTATCTCAAGGGGTCTTGATGTAGCAATAGAAGTCGATGGAGGTATTAATGAAAATAATATCAGGAGAGTTGCTGAAGCTGGAGCAGACATTTTTGTTGCAGGTTCAGCTATTTTTAATTCTGGTAATTACAAAAAGTCAATAGATAAATTGAAAGAACAGTTAGCTCATGTTTCAAGGATAGAATAA
- a CDS encoding Dam family site-specific DNA-(adenine-N6)-methyltransferase, whose protein sequence is MKKRAFLKWAGGKYSLIDDIKANLPQKKILVEPFVGAGSVFLNTSYDYYILSDLNSDLINLYKIIQKEPFSFIHESKKMFTSKFNSKDEYLRIRESFNSTSDQFLRSIYFLYLNRHCFNGLCRYNKKGIFNVPFGRYIKPYFPEKEILFFSEKAKQAEFLCQSYEDTFDLITKESVVYCDPPYAPLSSTSNFTSYVSNGFNLDDQAKLANLAEKSAKLTSVLISNHDTPLTRRLYKGAKLNTIKVKRVIGQTTSSRKKVNELFALFD, encoded by the coding sequence ATGAAGAAAAGAGCCTTTCTAAAATGGGCTGGGGGAAAATACAGTCTCATTGATGATATCAAAGCTAACTTGCCTCAAAAAAAAATTTTAGTTGAACCTTTTGTAGGAGCTGGGAGTGTTTTTCTTAATACCAGTTATGATTATTATATTCTTTCAGATTTAAACAGTGACTTAATTAATTTATATAAAATTATTCAAAAGGAGCCATTCTCATTCATTCATGAATCAAAAAAGATGTTTACTTCAAAATTTAATAGCAAAGATGAATATCTTCGTATTCGTGAAAGTTTTAATTCAACGAGTGATCAGTTTTTACGTTCAATTTATTTTTTATATCTAAATAGACATTGTTTTAACGGGTTATGTCGGTACAACAAAAAAGGAATTTTCAATGTTCCATTTGGCCGCTACATTAAACCTTATTTTCCAGAAAAAGAGATTTTATTTTTTTCTGAAAAAGCAAAACAAGCAGAATTTTTATGTCAGTCCTATGAAGATACATTTGATTTAATTACAAAAGAGTCTGTTGTTTATTGTGATCCACCCTATGCACCACTATCATCTACTTCTAATTTCACTTCCTACGTTTCAAATGGATTTAACCTTGATGATCAAGCTAAATTGGCTAATTTGGCTGAAAAATCAGCTAAACTGACTAGTGTTCTAATTTCCAATCATGATACTCCGCTAACTCGACGATTGTATAAAGGCGCAAAACTTAATACAATAAAAGTCAAAAGAGTTATCGGGCAAACAACATCAAGCAGAAAAAAAGTAAATGAACTTTTTGCGCTCTTTGATTAA
- the aroB gene encoding 3-dehydroquinate synthase yields the protein MESLNVNLGDRSYPIIIDRDILKLPKTFEQFVAQKSKILIVSNETISPLYVDRVKNALKPSNIPIDTFVLPDGERYKNLNYFGKLISFLLENHYGRDSILIALGGGVIGDLVGFVASCYMRGIDFIQVPTSLLAQVDSSVGGKTAVNHPLGKNMIGAFYQPKAVIIDTEVLRSLDNRHFYAGLAEIIKYGIIHQNDFFEWLEANINRILAYDASALQTAIQISCQIKSDIVREDEKEQSIRAYLNLGHTFGHAIEAELGYGNILHGEAVAIGILIACRISVNKNLLSENQYLQILNLIKKCNLPHLTPKQMKSASLFWKHMVLDKKVLNNKIRFIIPVKIGSVEIQNNINEEDIQIAIDYIISS from the coding sequence ATGGAGAGTTTAAATGTCAATTTAGGAGATAGATCATATCCTATAATTATTGATAGAGATATTCTAAAGCTTCCTAAAACATTTGAACAGTTCGTTGCTCAAAAAAGTAAAATACTTATTGTCTCAAATGAGACAATAAGCCCGCTTTATGTTGATCGTGTTAAAAATGCGTTAAAACCTTCAAATATTCCAATAGATACTTTTGTTCTTCCAGATGGCGAAAGATACAAAAATCTAAATTATTTTGGAAAATTAATATCATTTTTACTCGAAAATCATTATGGCAGAGACTCAATCCTAATTGCATTGGGTGGAGGAGTAATTGGAGATTTGGTTGGTTTTGTTGCTTCTTGTTACATGCGAGGAATTGATTTTATTCAAGTACCTACTTCTCTTCTTGCTCAAGTCGATTCATCAGTTGGAGGTAAAACAGCAGTAAATCATCCTCTTGGAAAAAATATGATTGGGGCATTTTACCAGCCCAAAGCAGTAATTATTGATACAGAGGTTCTTCGCTCATTAGACAATCGTCACTTTTATGCAGGCCTTGCGGAGATTATAAAGTATGGCATTATCCATCAAAATGATTTTTTTGAATGGCTGGAAGCAAATATAAATAGAATACTTGCTTATGATGCGTCAGCGCTTCAAACAGCAATTCAAATATCTTGCCAGATAAAATCAGATATTGTTAGAGAAGATGAGAAAGAACAAAGTATCAGAGCTTACTTAAACTTGGGGCATACATTTGGGCATGCCATTGAAGCTGAGTTGGGTTATGGTAATATTCTACACGGAGAAGCTGTTGCAATTGGCATTTTGATCGCCTGTCGTATTTCGGTAAATAAAAATCTTTTAAGTGAAAATCAATATTTGCAGATATTAAATCTTATAAAAAAGTGTAATTTGCCTCATTTAACTCCAAAACAAATGAAAAGTGCTTCTTTGTTTTGGAAGCATATGGTACTCGATAAAAAAGTGCTTAATAATAAGATAAGATTTATCATTCCTGTAAAAATTGGATCTGTTGAAATACAAAATAATATAAATGAAGAAGATATACAGATCGCAATTGATTATATAATTTCATCATAA
- the aroK gene encoding shikimate kinase AroK yields MAEKRNIFLIGPMGAGKSTIGRHLAQQLHLDFYDSDTEIENRTGADISWVFELEGEDGFRVREENVINDLTQKQGIVLATGGGSIKSKDSRNRLSARGIVVYLETTIDKQLARTQRDKKRPLLQTEEPRIVLEELAEERNPMYEEIADYVVSTDDQSAKVVANQILDILEKN; encoded by the coding sequence ATGGCTGAGAAACGAAATATTTTTTTAATTGGGCCTATGGGAGCAGGAAAAAGCACTATAGGTAGACATTTGGCACAGCAATTACATTTGGATTTTTATGATTCAGATACTGAAATTGAAAATAGAACAGGTGCTGATATTAGTTGGGTATTTGAGTTAGAAGGTGAAGATGGTTTCAGAGTTCGTGAAGAAAATGTTATAAATGATTTAACTCAAAAGCAAGGGATTGTTCTTGCTACGGGTGGTGGCTCTATAAAAAGTAAAGATAGTCGAAATAGATTATCAGCTAGAGGGATAGTAGTTTACTTAGAAACAACAATTGATAAGCAACTTGCTAGAACTCAACGAGATAAGAAGCGCCCACTTTTACAAACTGAAGAACCTCGAATAGTTCTCGAAGAACTTGCAGAGGAAAGAAATCCAATGTACGAAGAAATTGCTGATTATGTAGTAAGTACTGATGACCAAAGTGCCAAAGTTGTTGCAAATCAGATATTGGATATTCTCGAAAAAAATTAA